A stretch of Lathyrus oleraceus cultivar Zhongwan6 chromosome 6, CAAS_Psat_ZW6_1.0, whole genome shotgun sequence DNA encodes these proteins:
- the LOC127093461 gene encoding uncharacterized protein LOC127093461 isoform X2: protein MEQSSSVWLETEIETAQILAHLHNTFSLFSHVPYSWVCRKKRSAISNKHSSNGGGATTVVPPPPSSSDAVKAKVSSPTTPLSFPTTESDEKPKHSEKRTSLKRKKEHYLSIIQNLTKTKDSTTQEIANVKRQCEELKLFNSKLKAKQKELYINGPKDEYKIPNLEINNAMKLNDIIKNSVNTSNSTTENQEQRIHHANNFGLDPTTSLGVASSSSSMGRNSGDMGPLSIPDLNISFEAIKDLSKVMADQARQRRIHILRLKKNNAKEHQSSSSR, encoded by the exons ATGGAACAGAGTAGTAGCGTTTGGTTAGAGACTGAGATTGAAACTGCTCAAATTCTTGCTCATTTGCATAACACTTTCTCTTTGTTCAGCCATGTACCCTACTCATGGGTGTGCAGAAAGAAGAGATCTGCAATTTCTAATAAACACTCTTCTAATGGCGGCGGCGCAACCACCGTTGTTCCTCCTCCTCCTTCTTCTTCTGACGCCGTTAAAGCTAAAGTTTCAAGTCCAACAACCCCTCTTTCTTTTCCAACAACTGAATCAGATGAGAAACCCAAGCATTCGGAAAAAAGAACTTCTCTCAAAAGG AAGAAAGAACACTATCTTAGTATTATCCAAAATTTGACGAAAACCAAAGACTCCACCACTCAA GAGATTGCAAATGTGAAACGTCAATGCGAAGAATTGAAGCTCTTCAATTCCAAATTGAAAGCAAAACAAAAAGAG CTATATATCAATGGTCCCAAAGATGAATACAAGATTCCCAATTTAGAAATTAATAACGCAATGAAACTGAATGATATCATCAAAAATTCAGTCAACACTTCCAATTCCACTACTGAAAATCAAGAGCAAAGAATTCATCATGCCAACAATTTTGGGCTTGATCCAACGACGTCGTTGGGAGTGGCGTCGTCATCATCTTCGATGGGCCGAAACAGTGGTGATATGGGCCCATTATCCATTCCTGATTTGAACATATCATTTGAAGCAATTAAAGATTTGAGCAAAGTTATGGCAGATCAAGCAAGACAGAGAAGGATTCATATTTTGAGACTCAAGAAAAATAATGCCAAAGAACACCAATCTTCTTCTAGTAGATAG
- the LOC127093461 gene encoding uncharacterized protein LOC127093461 isoform X1, producing MEQSSSVWLETEIETAQILAHLHNTFSLFSHVPYSWVCRKKRSAISNKHSSNGGGATTVVPPPPSSSDAVKAKVSSPTTPLSFPTTESDEKPKHSEKRTSLKRQKKEHYLSIIQNLTKTKDSTTQEIANVKRQCEELKLFNSKLKAKQKELYINGPKDEYKIPNLEINNAMKLNDIIKNSVNTSNSTTENQEQRIHHANNFGLDPTTSLGVASSSSSMGRNSGDMGPLSIPDLNISFEAIKDLSKVMADQARQRRIHILRLKKNNAKEHQSSSSR from the exons ATGGAACAGAGTAGTAGCGTTTGGTTAGAGACTGAGATTGAAACTGCTCAAATTCTTGCTCATTTGCATAACACTTTCTCTTTGTTCAGCCATGTACCCTACTCATGGGTGTGCAGAAAGAAGAGATCTGCAATTTCTAATAAACACTCTTCTAATGGCGGCGGCGCAACCACCGTTGTTCCTCCTCCTCCTTCTTCTTCTGACGCCGTTAAAGCTAAAGTTTCAAGTCCAACAACCCCTCTTTCTTTTCCAACAACTGAATCAGATGAGAAACCCAAGCATTCGGAAAAAAGAACTTCTCTCAAAAGG CAGAAGAAAGAACACTATCTTAGTATTATCCAAAATTTGACGAAAACCAAAGACTCCACCACTCAA GAGATTGCAAATGTGAAACGTCAATGCGAAGAATTGAAGCTCTTCAATTCCAAATTGAAAGCAAAACAAAAAGAG CTATATATCAATGGTCCCAAAGATGAATACAAGATTCCCAATTTAGAAATTAATAACGCAATGAAACTGAATGATATCATCAAAAATTCAGTCAACACTTCCAATTCCACTACTGAAAATCAAGAGCAAAGAATTCATCATGCCAACAATTTTGGGCTTGATCCAACGACGTCGTTGGGAGTGGCGTCGTCATCATCTTCGATGGGCCGAAACAGTGGTGATATGGGCCCATTATCCATTCCTGATTTGAACATATCATTTGAAGCAATTAAAGATTTGAGCAAAGTTATGGCAGATCAAGCAAGACAGAGAAGGATTCATATTTTGAGACTCAAGAAAAATAATGCCAAAGAACACCAATCTTCTTCTAGTAGATAG